Proteins from a genomic interval of Paenibacillus lentus:
- a CDS encoding ABC transporter ATP-binding protein has translation MMKKNLALSLQLKQVSYAYEGKPILHNIDWTLQGGEITVLLGPNGAGKTTLLHLLAGMKPAQQGSILLNQQVVHWQDQQYKKRIGYMMEFPFQYPFLTVIEIMRLIGQLRDVPTGQLEESIQYWLKHFLLESYSNYPIGALSQGTARRVALASQLLHEPDILLLDEPTNGLDPDQVIIVRDTLQQYCSRGALILLSTHIMGLAEKLSHQAAILRNGRIVYAGESDGDLESLYVASK, from the coding sequence ATGATGAAAAAAAATTTAGCGCTGTCCCTTCAATTGAAGCAAGTCAGCTATGCTTACGAAGGCAAGCCCATCCTGCACAACATCGACTGGACCCTGCAGGGAGGAGAAATTACAGTCTTGCTCGGCCCCAACGGAGCAGGTAAAACGACGCTATTGCATTTGCTAGCAGGGATGAAGCCGGCACAGCAAGGTAGCATTTTACTCAACCAACAAGTAGTGCATTGGCAGGACCAGCAATATAAAAAACGTATTGGCTATATGATGGAGTTTCCGTTTCAGTATCCGTTTCTAACCGTGATCGAAATAATGCGACTCATCGGCCAACTGCGCGATGTCCCCACTGGTCAACTGGAGGAATCTATACAGTACTGGCTCAAGCATTTTTTGTTAGAATCCTACAGCAACTACCCGATTGGCGCTTTATCTCAAGGAACAGCCAGGCGGGTCGCATTAGCATCTCAGCTGCTGCACGAACCAGATATCCTTCTTCTGGATGAGCCGACCAATGGACTTGACCCAGATCAAGTCATTATCGTGCGTGATACATTACAACAATATTGCTCGCGGGGGGCTCTTATCCTCTTATCCACCCATATCATGGGACTGGCGGAAAAACTTTCGCATCAAGCTGCTATTTTACGAAATGGACGTATTGTATATGCTGGCGAGTCTGATGGAGATTTGGAAAGTCTATATGTAGCAAGTAAATAG
- a CDS encoding polysaccharide deacetylase family protein: MFKAKLAKGALAFALFSTLFSIPMVPAANAADANCPNGYVALTFDDGPNPNNTTNLLHALKQAGLRATMFNVGQNVQNNPSLVRDQVAAGMWVGNHSYTHPNLTSMSSSQISAEITRTQQTIQSITGTAPKLFRPPYGATNATLKSILNQNNLTEVLWNVDSQDWNGASTAQIVAAAGRMQNGDVILMHEQYQTTLQAIPQIAQNLKSRGLCSGMISPSTGRAVAPDGDPAPSPGTGTKVEAESMRKSGQYTGNISSPFNGVALYANNDSVKFTQNFTTDTHNFSLRGASNNSNMARVDLKIGGQTKGTFYFGGSSPAVYTLNNVSHGTGNQEVELVVTADNGTWDAYIDYLEIH, from the coding sequence ATGTTCAAAGCAAAACTAGCAAAAGGTGCATTGGCTTTTGCGCTTTTCAGTACGTTGTTTTCCATTCCAATGGTGCCAGCCGCCAATGCTGCCGATGCGAATTGCCCGAATGGTTACGTAGCCCTGACATTCGACGATGGTCCAAATCCTAATAACACGACAAATCTGCTCCATGCGTTGAAGCAAGCCGGATTGCGCGCAACGATGTTCAACGTCGGGCAAAACGTGCAGAATAACCCGTCTCTTGTACGAGATCAAGTGGCCGCGGGCATGTGGGTCGGCAATCATTCTTATACACACCCGAACCTAACGTCAATGAGCAGCTCGCAGATATCTGCGGAAATCACTCGGACGCAGCAGACGATCCAGTCGATTACGGGAACTGCTCCAAAGCTATTTCGTCCGCCATACGGCGCGACTAATGCGACTTTGAAATCCATCTTGAATCAAAATAATCTTACCGAAGTGTTGTGGAACGTTGACTCTCAGGATTGGAATGGTGCCAGTACTGCCCAGATTGTAGCCGCAGCGGGGCGAATGCAAAACGGCGATGTGATCCTGATGCACGAGCAGTACCAAACTACACTTCAAGCGATCCCGCAGATCGCACAGAACCTCAAAAGTCGCGGCCTTTGCTCGGGCATGATCTCGCCAAGCACTGGTCGGGCTGTTGCACCGGACGGCGACCCAGCTCCTTCCCCAGGCACAGGAACGAAAGTGGAAGCCGAAAGTATGAGAAAAAGCGGTCAGTACACTGGGAATATCAGCTCGCCGTTCAACGGAGTCGCTTTATATGCTAACAATGATTCCGTGAAATTTACGCAGAATTTTACGACGGACACTCATAATTTTTCACTCCGGGGGGCTTCTAATAACTCCAATATGGCCAGAGTCGATTTGAAAATCGGGGGACAGACGAAGGGGACCTTCTATTTCGGCGGAAGCAGTCCTGCGGTTTATACCCTGAATAATGTAAGCCATGGGACAGGAAATCAAGAGGTTGAACTCGTGGTAACCGCCGATAACGGAACATGGGATGCTTACATTGATTATTTGGAGATTCATTAA
- a CDS encoding glycoside hydrolase family 11 protein, producing MKQKRMKLFVAFLLCFVLTLPGVVHAQTITSNSVGTHDGYDYEYWKDSGNGTMVLGSGGTFSAEWSNINNILFRKGKKFNETQTHQQIGNMSITYGATYQPNGNSYLTVYGWTVDPLVEFYIVDSWGSWRPPGASPKGTINVDGGTYDIYETTRVNQPSIKGTATFKQYWSVRTSKRTSGTISVSEHFKAWERLGMTMGKMYEVALTVEGYQSSGSANVYSNTLTIGGSGTNPSTGTKVEAESMTKSGQYTGNISSPFNGVALYANNDSVKFTQNFTTDTHNFSLRGASNNSNMARVDLKIGGQTKGTFYFGGSSPAVYTLNNVSHGTGNQEVELVVTADNGTWDAFIDYLEIH from the coding sequence ATGAAACAAAAGAGAATGAAGTTATTTGTTGCTTTTTTACTTTGCTTTGTACTTACATTGCCTGGAGTAGTACATGCTCAAACGATTACTAGTAATTCCGTCGGCACTCATGACGGTTACGATTATGAATACTGGAAGGATAGTGGAAACGGAACTATGGTCCTCGGTAGCGGCGGTACGTTCAGTGCCGAGTGGAGCAATATCAATAATATTCTATTCCGTAAAGGCAAGAAATTCAACGAGACTCAGACACATCAGCAGATTGGAAATATGTCAATAACGTACGGAGCAACTTATCAGCCAAACGGTAATTCATATTTAACTGTTTACGGGTGGACGGTTGACCCGCTTGTAGAATTTTATATCGTCGATAGCTGGGGCAGCTGGCGTCCACCGGGAGCATCGCCAAAGGGCACCATTAATGTAGACGGCGGAACTTATGATATCTATGAAACGACCAGAGTCAATCAGCCTTCTATTAAAGGTACGGCAACTTTCAAGCAGTATTGGAGTGTCCGGACATCGAAGCGCACAAGTGGAACCATATCCGTTAGTGAGCATTTTAAGGCGTGGGAACGTTTAGGGATGACCATGGGCAAAATGTACGAAGTTGCGCTCACAGTAGAAGGTTATCAAAGCAGTGGAAGTGCGAATGTGTACAGTAATACACTTACAATCGGCGGCAGCGGTACAAATCCAAGTACAGGTACAAAAGTGGAAGCCGAGAGTATGACAAAAAGTGGTCAGTACACTGGGAATATCAGCTCGCCGTTCAACGGAGTCGCTTTATACGCCAACAATGATTCGGTGAAATTCACGCAGAATTTCACGACGGACACTCATAACTTTTCACTCCGCGGGGCTTCGAATAACTCGAACATGGCCAGGGTTGATTTGAAGATCGGCGGACAGACGAAGGGAACCTTCTATTTTGGCGGGAGCAGTCCTGCGGTCTATACTCTAAATAATGTAAGCCATGGGACAGGAAATCAAGAGGTTGAACTCGTGGTAACCGCCGATAACGGGACATGGGATGCTTTCATTGATTATTTGGAGATTCATTAA
- a CDS encoding protein-glutamate methylesterase/protein-glutamine glutaminase, giving the protein MLVGEKIKVLVVDDSMVFREVISRGITTDPQIEVIATAGDPYEARDKILKYHPNIMICDVQMPRMNGIEFLRRLLPQYSLPVIVVSAISTSVFDALNAGAIDFISKPDSQLSNVENFIEELIEKIKIASKAKMVHPVKNSMSEVAGSNPSMATMKSAASKQTTTKLIAIGASTGGTEAIQAILKSLPHDIPGIVIVQHIPPMFSKMFAERLNKTFPFHIKEAETGDRIEKGKVLIAPGDQHMRVRRTGDQFKVECFHGEKVNRHCPSIDVLFESVAKEAGSQSIGIILTGMGYDGAKGLLSMKRKGARTIGQDEQSSVVYGMPKVAFELGAVEKQSSLSNIPRVLSMML; this is encoded by the coding sequence ATGCTGGTGGGAGAAAAAATCAAGGTTCTGGTTGTGGATGATTCTATGGTATTTCGCGAAGTCATTTCCAGAGGGATTACGACCGATCCTCAAATAGAAGTAATTGCCACGGCAGGGGATCCCTACGAGGCGAGGGATAAAATTTTGAAATATCATCCGAATATTATGATCTGTGATGTTCAAATGCCGCGAATGAATGGGATTGAATTTCTCAGGAGGTTGCTGCCCCAATATTCGCTTCCGGTAATTGTGGTAAGTGCTATCAGTACATCTGTGTTTGATGCTTTGAATGCTGGTGCGATTGATTTTATATCCAAGCCGGATTCTCAACTATCTAATGTAGAGAACTTTATAGAAGAACTGATCGAGAAAATTAAGATTGCCTCCAAAGCTAAAATGGTACATCCTGTAAAGAACTCCATGTCAGAGGTTGCAGGCAGCAATCCTTCAATGGCTACTATGAAGTCGGCTGCTTCAAAGCAGACTACGACGAAACTGATTGCCATTGGTGCTTCTACAGGTGGAACAGAGGCGATACAAGCGATATTAAAATCGCTTCCACACGACATACCCGGTATCGTCATTGTTCAGCATATCCCCCCGATGTTCTCGAAAATGTTCGCGGAACGATTGAACAAGACCTTTCCCTTTCATATAAAAGAAGCGGAAACCGGAGATAGGATTGAAAAGGGGAAAGTTCTTATTGCCCCAGGCGATCAGCATATGCGTGTCAGAAGAACCGGGGATCAGTTCAAGGTGGAGTGCTTTCACGGGGAGAAGGTGAATCGGCACTGTCCCTCGATTGATGTGCTATTTGAATCGGTGGCCAAGGAGGCCGGAAGCCAGTCAATCGGCATTATTCTGACCGGTATGGGGTATGACGGAGCCAAAGGGCTGCTCTCCATGAAGCGCAAAGGCGCCAGAACGATTGGGCAGGATGAGCAATCCTCAGTTGTATATGGAATGCCCAAGGTTGCCTTTGAGCTTGGGGCGGTGGAGAAGCAAAGTTCATTGTCCAACATTCCACGGGTATTAAGTATGATGTTGTAA
- a CDS encoding CheR family methyltransferase: MFEISDKEFRRVAHFIKVNYGIHLNNEKKILVVGRLGQVMQRLNINNFSDYLDYIIADKSGEAAKTFINQMTTNHTFFMREADHFNYFRDTVLSSLLPRVRDKDLRVWSAGCSSGEEPYTLAILIDEYLGSARIGWDTQLLATDISEKVLNRAKKGIYSSEAVALLPKRWRHSYFKRHADNHYEVSNKIKKEVVFRRFNLMESFPFKKKFHVIFCRNVMIYFDADTKMNLIRKFYDSLEPGGYLFIGHSETINREDTRFKYVMPAVYRKE, from the coding sequence ATGTTTGAAATATCGGATAAAGAATTTCGGCGAGTTGCCCACTTCATCAAGGTGAATTATGGAATTCACCTGAATAATGAAAAAAAGATTCTTGTTGTGGGAAGATTGGGCCAGGTTATGCAAAGGCTGAATATCAATAATTTTTCAGATTATTTGGACTATATCATAGCTGATAAGAGTGGGGAGGCTGCCAAAACCTTTATAAATCAGATGACAACCAATCATACCTTCTTTATGAGGGAGGCAGACCACTTCAACTACTTCAGGGATACCGTTCTTTCCTCTCTATTGCCCAGGGTTAGGGATAAAGATCTGAGGGTATGGAGCGCCGGTTGTTCTTCGGGAGAAGAACCTTATACCTTGGCTATCCTGATTGATGAATATCTTGGAAGTGCACGAATTGGCTGGGATACGCAGCTTCTGGCAACGGATATTTCCGAGAAGGTGTTAAATCGAGCCAAGAAAGGAATATACAGCAGTGAAGCAGTCGCTCTATTGCCGAAACGATGGAGGCATTCCTATTTTAAACGGCATGCGGACAACCACTATGAAGTGTCAAACAAAATCAAGAAAGAAGTTGTGTTTCGACGATTTAATTTAATGGAGTCGTTTCCGTTCAAGAAGAAATTCCATGTTATTTTTTGTAGGAATGTGATGATTTATTTTGACGCTGACACAAAAATGAATTTGATCCGTAAATTTTATGACAGTTTGGAGCCCGGAGGATATCTATTTATTGGGCACTCTGAAACTATAAATAGAGAAGACACCAGGTTCAAATATGTGATGCCGGCCGTTTATCGAAAAGAGTAA
- a CDS encoding methyl-accepting chemotaxis protein, translated as MSVSLSQGSTEQASSVEQLTASIEEIASQTRQNADSSNEANELAEAAKQNAIIGNNQMKEMLSAMDEINLASENISKIIKVIDEIAFQTNILALNAAVEAARAGQHGKGFAVVAEEVRNLAARSANAAKETTEMIEGSIKKAEGGTKIANETANALQQIVDDVAKVATLIGDIATASNEQSIGINQINQGIMQVSQVVQTNSATLEESAATSEELASQAALLEEQVNRFNLKSQGGSHKAIEDISPELLELFEKMSEKKAGYQSNNESNSDAAVAKPTKIDLSDSEFGKY; from the coding sequence ATGAGTGTTTCTTTGTCGCAAGGGTCAACGGAACAAGCCAGCTCTGTGGAACAATTGACGGCCTCTATTGAAGAGATTGCTTCACAAACCCGTCAAAATGCAGATTCTTCGAATGAAGCCAACGAGCTTGCAGAAGCAGCGAAACAAAATGCGATTATCGGCAACAATCAAATGAAGGAAATGCTAAGCGCCATGGACGAAATCAATCTGGCTTCGGAAAATATTTCAAAAATTATTAAAGTCATTGACGAGATTGCCTTCCAGACGAATATATTGGCTTTGAATGCGGCTGTTGAAGCGGCAAGAGCCGGACAACACGGCAAGGGCTTCGCAGTCGTCGCCGAAGAGGTTCGGAATCTTGCTGCAAGATCTGCAAATGCAGCCAAGGAAACGACCGAAATGATAGAAGGGTCGATTAAAAAGGCCGAGGGCGGGACGAAAATTGCGAATGAAACGGCAAATGCGCTCCAACAGATTGTTGATGACGTTGCAAAGGTTGCCACACTCATTGGTGATATCGCTACGGCATCTAATGAGCAGTCCATCGGAATCAATCAGATTAATCAAGGTATCATGCAGGTTTCTCAGGTAGTGCAGACAAACTCGGCTACATTGGAAGAAAGTGCAGCTACAAGTGAAGAACTGGCTAGTCAGGCAGCTCTGTTGGAGGAGCAGGTCAACCGGTTTAATTTAAAAAGCCAGGGCGGTTCCCATAAAGCAATTGAAGATATCAGTCCTGAGCTCCTGGAATTGTTCGAGAAAATGTCTGAAAAGAAAGCTGGATATCAATCTAATAACGAATCCAACAGCGATGCTGCAGTTGCTAAACCTACGAAAATTGATTTAAGTGACAGTGAATTCGGCAAATATTAA
- a CDS encoding MCP four helix bundle domain-containing protein, with translation MKIATKLISSFIIVSILAGALGVFGLRNMQSVDKDYTHLYENYGVSLGDLGSAGIDFNSIRVRLTNILLTDDIEEKKALNNEIQQIEKVMESNLDKFGNSIQTENTYEAYMSLRNNLEQYNKARDEVINLSLSGQNEQAIAMLITEGDQYARDTENAIQDMFDLRKKNGAEISRQLTVQTERTGIIMVIVIALIMIVYIGFGIFISRMISKPVRKLVDSADKIADGDLNVVFKMQLSRLLQVRSKCPQ, from the coding sequence ATGAAAATAGCGACAAAATTAATTTCGTCATTTATCATTGTATCTATATTAGCGGGTGCTTTGGGTGTATTCGGTTTAAGGAATATGCAGAGTGTGGATAAGGATTATACGCATTTATACGAAAACTATGGCGTGTCACTTGGAGATTTGGGTTCAGCCGGTATCGACTTTAATAGTATCCGGGTCAGACTGACCAATATTCTGCTAACGGATGATATAGAAGAGAAAAAAGCGCTAAATAATGAAATTCAACAAATAGAAAAAGTAATGGAGAGTAACCTCGATAAATTTGGGAATTCCATCCAAACAGAGAATACATATGAAGCTTATATGTCATTGCGGAATAATTTGGAGCAATACAATAAGGCCCGGGACGAGGTTATCAACCTGTCGCTCTCTGGCCAGAATGAACAGGCGATAGCTATGCTTATAACTGAAGGAGACCAATACGCAAGGGATACTGAGAATGCCATCCAGGATATGTTTGATTTAAGAAAGAAAAATGGGGCCGAGATATCTAGACAACTGACGGTTCAAACGGAAAGAACCGGTATTATTATGGTTATTGTTATTGCCTTGATAATGATAGTATATATTGGATTTGGCATATTCATTTCCAGAATGATCAGCAAGCCAGTTAGAAAACTGGTTGACTCAGCAGATAAGATTGCCGATGGGGATTTGAACGTAGTATTCAAAATGCAGCTGAGCAGGTTGCTACAGGTTCGAAGCAAGTGTCCGCAATGA
- a CDS encoding transposase — protein sequence MYILQESLFSFEELQKLEFKERLPIFFSALDLRPYAKDLRSHSPRGADGHCRQGILRALLAAPLENMDTFSGLHRRLDMDLRFRYQCGLRLDRKAPSIATLSRVFTELTNKGLAKRLFEDLVTRCKQEGIIDGSHVAMDSAAIHAYEKKQPKRKSELTGNANWGAKFDSFGNKVKWFGYKLHLAVDTASELPLALSVTPAHVNDGDLAPALMEQVAADAKVKFFVFDAGYDQLKNYEAARKLKAQAIIPMNLRNEKEPPAGITSNGTPCCSMGFAMTYWGVDGDHLKFRCPHATGKVDCPLGMAACSSSNYGMVLKVDTKSDLRRYSSPHRNTKRWQELYKERTSVERCNSRMKTYLTADAMHVWGIEKVITHQYLNAIVLLASALAMAQKYRKVAA from the coding sequence ATGTATATTCTACAAGAAAGTCTATTTTCCTTTGAAGAACTTCAAAAACTTGAATTTAAAGAACGTTTGCCTATCTTCTTCAGTGCCCTGGACTTACGGCCATATGCTAAAGATTTGAGAAGTCATTCACCCCGAGGTGCCGATGGGCACTGCCGACAAGGGATTCTTCGCGCATTGCTTGCAGCGCCGCTGGAGAACATGGATACATTTAGTGGCTTGCATCGTCGTCTGGATATGGATCTTCGTTTCCGTTACCAATGCGGACTCAGGCTTGATCGAAAAGCTCCATCAATCGCCACATTAAGCCGCGTTTTCACTGAGCTAACGAATAAGGGATTGGCAAAACGTCTGTTTGAGGATCTCGTCACACGCTGTAAGCAGGAAGGAATCATCGATGGAAGTCACGTGGCGATGGACAGCGCAGCGATCCATGCCTACGAGAAGAAACAGCCGAAGCGCAAAAGTGAGCTGACGGGGAATGCCAACTGGGGCGCGAAGTTTGACTCCTTTGGTAACAAGGTCAAGTGGTTCGGCTATAAGCTTCATCTTGCTGTCGACACCGCTAGCGAACTGCCCCTGGCCCTCTCGGTTACACCGGCTCATGTCAATGACGGTGATCTGGCACCCGCTCTTATGGAACAAGTGGCTGCCGATGCGAAAGTGAAGTTCTTTGTGTTTGATGCTGGGTATGACCAACTTAAAAACTATGAAGCGGCACGGAAGCTCAAAGCGCAAGCGATTATCCCGATGAATCTTCGCAATGAGAAGGAACCGCCTGCAGGTATAACATCTAACGGTACACCTTGCTGCTCCATGGGTTTTGCCATGACATACTGGGGAGTAGATGGCGATCACCTGAAATTCCGGTGTCCCCATGCGACCGGCAAGGTGGATTGTCCGCTGGGGATGGCAGCCTGTTCATCTTCCAACTATGGAATGGTGCTCAAGGTTGATACAAAAAGCGATTTGCGCCGTTATTCAAGTCCGCACCGGAACACGAAACGTTGGCAAGAACTTTACAAAGAAAGAACGAGTGTAGAACGCTGCAACTCCCGAATGAAAACCTATTTGACCGCAGACGCCATGCATGTTTGGGGCATAGAGAAAGTCATAACTCACCAATATTTAAATGCAATTGTATTGCTGGCTTCTGCCCTGGCAATGGCTCAGAAATACAGAAAAGTCGCTGCTTAA
- a CDS encoding GNAT family N-acetyltransferase: MRTIFRNYDHSYYDTVCNFLIEISKDDRRHMNWNWSRWEWMVFHPDFNNELSNKIGLWFNNNELVGMTTYDHYFGEAFFAVKKGYSGLEKNVLEYAVNNFSDGDGLGIAVNDTDTKTIDLLRSYQFERNNNIENILECTFESFCFEYAIPQGIVIKSLDLKSDLYKHQKVLWLGFGHDGMMPNDETTINQQKRMLSAPHLNSYLHTVAENEEGEYVAYCGCWYNLNTDYAYIEPVCTIPQYRNKGLGRAVLLEALKRCGTLGARKAYVISDDHFYKSLGFYQHSHYTFYWHK; this comes from the coding sequence ATGAGAACCATTTTTAGAAATTATGATCATTCTTATTACGATACAGTTTGTAACTTCCTGATAGAAATATCTAAAGACGACCGCAGGCATATGAATTGGAATTGGTCCAGATGGGAATGGATGGTGTTTCACCCTGATTTTAATAATGAATTATCAAATAAAATAGGATTATGGTTTAATAACAATGAATTAGTAGGTATGACAACCTATGACCATTATTTTGGCGAGGCATTTTTTGCAGTTAAGAAAGGGTATTCAGGTCTTGAAAAAAATGTATTAGAATATGCCGTAAATAACTTCAGCGATGGAGATGGCCTTGGAATTGCAGTTAATGATACGGATACGAAAACAATAGATTTATTACGCAGTTATCAATTTGAAAGAAATAACAACATAGAAAACATACTTGAGTGTACGTTCGAAAGTTTTTGCTTTGAGTATGCTATCCCTCAAGGAATCGTAATAAAAAGCCTTGATCTTAAAAGTGATTTGTATAAACATCAAAAAGTACTATGGTTGGGATTTGGACATGATGGGATGATGCCCAATGATGAAACGACTATTAATCAGCAAAAAAGAATGCTTTCAGCGCCTCATCTAAATTCATACTTGCATACTGTTGCAGAAAATGAAGAGGGTGAGTATGTTGCCTATTGTGGTTGCTGGTACAATTTGAATACGGATTATGCTTATATCGAGCCAGTGTGTACTATCCCTCAATATCGAAACAAGGGGCTGGGGAGAGCGGTTCTTTTGGAGGCATTGAAAAGATGTGGCACCCTAGGGGCGAGAAAAGCGTATGTTATCTCCGATGATCATTTTTATAAGTCATTAGGCTTTTACCAGCACTCACATTATACTTTTTATTGGCATAAATAA
- a CDS encoding IS4 family transposase yields MIEQSILQNQLPNEIKPAFKELKVLQHLRTAGFKKRFGYTCSFLFQLVFVLLFHHKNWFRLLESEKGDTFPGKDAIYRFLNHSGYAWRKFLSLLSSSTIDKIRPLTGEDRMSAFVVDDSMFERNRSKKVELLSRFKDHATGSFYKGFRMLTLGWSDGHTFIPVDFSLLASMKSQINGIMQGIDKRTSGYKRRVEALLPAPEIIPSMIDRALSAGVQASYVLMDSWFTHAPLIQAIVDRGLDVIGMVKADKKRYLVDERRLSLQELYYEAIPVQGKNKGILRSIRTELSPGIPVMMVFVRHRSKKKEWLAILCTDLTISEEKMIQIYGIRWDIEVFFKCAKSLLRLQKEFQGRSYDLLISHTTIVFSRYILLAWQHRQSTDNRTLGGLFYLLCDEVGQLDWAVALKQLIELIEDISKKASKKITTLIQTQLQQWIAGLPSYIKAYLPISSCES; encoded by the coding sequence ATGATAGAGCAAAGCATATTACAAAATCAACTTCCAAATGAAATTAAACCCGCTTTTAAAGAGCTGAAAGTATTGCAACATTTAAGAACAGCTGGATTTAAAAAGAGATTTGGTTATACCTGTTCGTTTTTATTCCAGCTTGTCTTTGTCCTTTTGTTTCACCACAAAAACTGGTTCCGCCTGTTGGAAAGCGAGAAAGGTGATACGTTTCCTGGGAAGGATGCGATCTATCGATTCCTGAATCACAGCGGCTATGCATGGCGCAAATTTCTGTCATTGCTTAGTTCCTCCACTATCGATAAAATTCGCCCACTGACAGGTGAAGATCGCATGTCTGCATTTGTTGTTGACGACTCCATGTTTGAGCGCAATCGTAGCAAGAAGGTTGAACTGCTTTCTCGATTTAAAGATCATGCAACGGGTTCCTTTTATAAAGGATTTCGGATGCTTACGCTAGGCTGGTCGGATGGTCATACGTTTATTCCCGTTGACTTCTCCTTGCTAGCTTCGATGAAATCGCAAATAAATGGGATCATGCAAGGGATCGACAAGAGAACGTCTGGCTACAAGCGTCGGGTCGAAGCTTTGCTTCCTGCTCCTGAAATTATTCCATCGATGATTGATCGTGCGCTTTCCGCTGGTGTGCAGGCTTCATACGTGCTAATGGATAGTTGGTTCACACATGCTCCATTAATCCAAGCCATCGTTGATCGAGGCCTAGATGTGATCGGCATGGTCAAAGCGGATAAGAAGCGTTATCTTGTTGACGAACGCCGATTATCTTTGCAAGAACTTTATTATGAAGCCATCCCTGTTCAAGGAAAAAACAAGGGAATCTTACGCTCTATCCGTACCGAGTTGTCTCCAGGGATTCCAGTCATGATGGTTTTCGTGCGTCACCGCTCAAAAAAGAAAGAATGGCTTGCCATTCTATGCACCGACCTAACGATTTCGGAAGAAAAAATGATTCAGATATACGGCATTCGCTGGGATATCGAAGTCTTCTTTAAGTGTGCCAAATCCTTACTGCGCCTACAAAAAGAGTTTCAAGGACGCTCATATGATCTCCTTATCAGCCATACCACGATTGTTTTTTCACGGTATATTTTGCTAGCGTGGCAACACCGACAAAGTACCGACAACCGTACGCTTGGTGGCTTGTTTTATTTGCTATGTGATGAAGTAGGTCAGCTAGATTGGGCTGTAGCCTTAAAACAACTGATTGAATTAATCGAAGATATCTCCAAGAAAGCCAGTAAGAAGATCACAACACTCATTCAAACACAACTACAGCAATGGATCGCTGGCTTGCCCAGTTACATCAAGGCTTATTTGCCGATTTCAAGCTGCGAAAGTTGA
- a CDS encoding class I SAM-dependent methyltransferase, which produces MEIFKQVPLYRYLALCNESGLKRTVLDCGAGGDSPPLSLFASYGYTTSGIELNIEQIQQANQFAEKRKQKLNIQQGDMRNLPLNDESFSFVYSYNSIFHMKKEDVKKALNEMKRVLQPHGLMFVNFLTLKDFRVGEGVDLGNNQYEQIEDDEPVIHSYYDYNEADLLFDELKLIYKEERVVERIYEGKKIRQGFIDYTQLSQLEIGK; this is translated from the coding sequence ATGGAAATATTCAAACAAGTACCACTATATAGATACTTGGCGCTCTGTAATGAGAGTGGACTGAAGAGGACTGTATTAGATTGCGGGGCTGGAGGAGATTCACCGCCATTAAGTTTATTTGCAAGTTATGGATACACAACAAGTGGAATAGAATTGAATATTGAACAAATTCAACAAGCCAATCAATTTGCAGAGAAGAGAAAACAAAAATTAAATATACAACAGGGTGATATGAGAAACTTGCCCTTAAATGACGAGTCATTTAGCTTTGTATACTCTTACAATTCGATTTTTCATATGAAGAAAGAAGATGTGAAGAAGGCATTAAATGAAATGAAAAGAGTGCTTCAACCCCATGGATTAATGTTCGTAAATTTTCTTACGTTAAAAGATTTTCGAGTTGGTGAAGGTGTAGATTTAGGAAATAACCAATATGAACAAATTGAAGATGATGAGCCTGTAATCCATTCATATTATGACTATAATGAGGCAGACTTGTTATTTGATGAGCTGAAATTGATTTATAAAGAAGAACGAGTTGTAGAAAGAATATATGAGGGCAAGAAAATTCGACAAGGATTTATTGATTATACTCAACTTTCGCAGCTTGAAATCGGCAAATAA